The following proteins are encoded in a genomic region of Brachyspira pilosicoli:
- a CDS encoding aryl-sulfate sulfotransferase produces the protein MKNILLTFLFTFLFIVNCSANEKELEENTIDPNKLTPLGTIILNPYDIAPLSASYVISNTNNYPITVTVKGLYNEPDIIHTYPANYGKEFEIHGLFPEATNTIIINDAGREIIENHYIKKIYHDDVYIDSKYTVEVNKLTNDDGNNPELYFIQYFNGWYPTATIGISKNGYVRYFIKGVTASKIAIEGNKFLIYPMYEGKIYNMLGKELVKYPSNSHHDTIKKDDNYIYLSASKWGGDDEITEIDFSGNIVRKMAFASIIRDIVLPNNDKNEIRILNRIVFDENNIFTDENGKQKSIDWFHANSLVYDKDTDILYISSRNLGVFAIDYSDWKLIWWFADGTLNTRTGNAYGQIPYKDNLGDLPSLDAYRVKGDALTDGPKNQHALILLENGNLGMLDNQGDANRNSKGSRYVEYNITGEHGSYTAIKTDEFRDASLYSRITSDADIKGNNLLLTYGTIRTVLEVDKQTKEILFKAKFDMPKSELYYRADKLPLYYEDGREYFEDANIKN, from the coding sequence ATGAAAAACATTCTATTAACCTTTTTATTTACTTTTTTATTTATAGTAAACTGTAGTGCAAATGAAAAGGAGTTGGAAGAAAATACTATTGACCCTAATAAACTCACACCATTAGGCACTATAATATTAAACCCTTATGATATAGCTCCATTATCTGCTTCTTATGTTATAAGCAATACAAACAATTACCCAATAACTGTAACTGTCAAAGGGCTATACAATGAACCTGATATAATTCACACCTATCCTGCTAATTACGGCAAAGAGTTTGAAATACATGGTCTTTTCCCAGAAGCTACAAATACAATTATTATAAATGATGCAGGAAGAGAAATCATAGAAAATCATTATATAAAAAAGATTTATCATGATGATGTGTACATTGATTCAAAATATACTGTAGAAGTTAATAAACTTACAAACGACGACGGCAATAATCCTGAGTTATATTTTATTCAGTATTTTAATGGCTGGTACCCTACTGCTACTATAGGTATATCAAAAAATGGTTATGTGAGATATTTTATTAAAGGAGTTACCGCTTCAAAAATCGCTATAGAGGGCAATAAGTTTTTAATATATCCTATGTATGAAGGAAAAATTTATAATATGCTTGGAAAGGAGCTTGTAAAATATCCGAGCAATTCTCATCATGACACAATAAAAAAAGATGATAATTATATTTATTTATCTGCAAGTAAATGGGGCGGAGATGATGAGATTACAGAGATTGACTTTTCTGGAAATATAGTAAGGAAAATGGCTTTTGCTTCTATTATAAGAGATATAGTGCTTCCTAATAATGATAAAAATGAAATAAGAATATTAAATAGGATAGTATTTGATGAAAATAATATATTTACAGATGAAAACGGCAAGCAGAAATCTATAGACTGGTTTCATGCTAATTCGCTTGTTTATGATAAAGACACTGATATACTTTATATCTCTTCAAGGAATTTAGGAGTATTTGCAATTGACTACAGCGACTGGAAACTTATATGGTGGTTTGCAGATGGAACTTTAAATACAAGAACAGGAAACGCTTATGGTCAGATTCCTTATAAAGATAATTTAGGAGATTTGCCTTCATTGGATGCATACAGAGTAAAAGGAGATGCACTTACAGACGGACCAAAAAATCAGCATGCATTAATACTTTTAGAAAATGGAAACTTAGGCATGCTTGATAATCAGGGAGATGCAAACAGAAACTCTAAAGGCTCAAGATATGTAGAATATAATATTACAGGAGAGCATGGTTCTTATACTGCAATCAAAACAGATGAGTTTAGAGATGCTTCGCTTTATTCGAGAATTACTTCAGATGCTGACATTAAAGGAAATAATTTGCTTTTAACTTATGGTACTATAAGAACTG
- a CDS encoding BatD family protein, translating into MRYYIILLVMIINSAVFSMVSVEGKVNRKSIYKWQNIKYTLTFTGDANSFKAEGLDENSISDFEIINKRIESETIDKENSDIKTIYKIIYTLKPINKGKLKIPELEARYYELERGNNLIPNEEPLSEYNIRVFGNSFLIIMIGQWVLIVLIVYLLYKFIKKQHKN; encoded by the coding sequence ATGAGATATTATATTATTTTGCTTGTAATGATTATTAATAGTGCAGTTTTTTCTATGGTTTCTGTTGAAGGTAAAGTTAATAGAAAGAGTATATATAAGTGGCAGAATATAAAATATACTTTAACTTTTACAGGAGATGCTAATAGTTTTAAGGCTGAAGGGTTAGATGAAAACTCTATAAGCGATTTTGAGATAATAAACAAAAGAATAGAAAGCGAAACTATAGACAAAGAAAACTCTGATATAAAAACTATATACAAAATAATATACACATTAAAGCCAATTAATAAAGGCAAATTAAAAATACCAGAATTAGAGGCTCGTTATTATGAACTTGAGAGGGGAAATAATTTAATACCCAATGAAGAGCCTTTGAGTGAATATAATATTAGAGTGTTCGGCAATTCTTTTTTAATTATAATGATTGGGCAATGGGTACTTATAGTTCTTATAGTATACTTATTATATAAATTTATAAAAAAACAGCATAAAAATTAA
- a CDS encoding AAA family ATPase produces the protein MTKDLQAISEAANAALDVVNAVKDEIKKVIVGQENMIDKLLLGIICDGHVLLEGVPGLAKTLTVKTLASTIDATFKRIQFTPDLLPADIIGTEIYDIKNSVFLPKQGPIFSNIILADEINRSPAKVQSALLEAMEEHQVTIGDKTYKLPEVFLVLATQNPIEQEGTYPLPEAQVDRFMLKVIVKYPLKSEEKTIIKNMSSSKPEEVKPITTIETINKLRILAKQIYIEDKLLDYIVNIIDATRNPIEYKLKEEYIDYGASPRAGIYLTKAAKANAMMNGRGFVIPEDIRAVAYEVLRHRISVSYEAQAENVSSDMIIEELLSNINVP, from the coding sequence ATGACTAAGGATTTACAGGCTATTTCAGAAGCAGCCAATGCAGCATTAGATGTTGTGAATGCAGTAAAAGATGAGATTAAAAAAGTGATAGTTGGGCAAGAGAATATGATAGATAAGCTTTTGCTTGGCATAATATGTGATGGTCACGTGTTGCTTGAAGGAGTACCGGGACTTGCAAAAACACTTACAGTAAAAACTTTAGCTTCTACAATAGATGCAACTTTTAAAAGAATACAGTTTACACCGGATTTGCTTCCTGCAGATATTATTGGTACAGAGATATACGATATTAAAAATTCTGTTTTTTTACCAAAGCAAGGACCAATATTTTCAAACATTATACTTGCAGACGAGATAAACCGTTCGCCTGCTAAAGTGCAATCTGCTTTGCTTGAGGCTATGGAAGAACATCAGGTTACAATAGGTGATAAAACCTATAAACTTCCAGAAGTATTTTTAGTATTAGCTACTCAAAACCCAATAGAACAAGAAGGTACTTATCCTTTGCCAGAGGCACAAGTTGATAGGTTTATGCTAAAGGTAATTGTTAAATATCCTCTAAAAAGCGAAGAGAAAACTATAATAAAAAATATGTCTTCTTCAAAGCCAGAGGAAGTAAAACCTATTACAACAATAGAAACAATAAACAAATTAAGAATATTAGCTAAACAGATATATATAGAAGATAAATTATTAGACTATATAGTTAATATAATAGATGCTACAAGAAACCCAATAGAATATAAGCTTAAAGAGGAGTATATTGATTATGGTGCTTCTCCGAGGGCTGGTATATATCTTACAAAGGCAGCTAAGGCTAATGCTATGATGAACGGCAGAGGCTTTGTAATACCGGAAGATATTAGGGCAGTTGCTTATGAGGTTTTAAGACATAGAATTAGTGTAAGTTACGAGGCACAAGCTGAGAATGTGAGCAGCGATATGATTATAGAAGAGCTTCTTTCAAACATCAATGTGCCTTAA
- the rsmG gene encoding 16S rRNA (guanine(527)-N(7))-methyltransferase RsmG → MIYDDLCIELDKLSLFKDDDNDVKKRKIIDYASLAMDYNKNINITGAKDIQTFLDEHILDSLLALDVFRDYDNIIDVGSGAGLPSIPLAIMYNDKKFTLCESKNKKSDFLILAKEKLHLTNVNVISKNVYELKEKYETITSRAFSDIKTLIRIFKKIKTKNASLIAYKGKLQTIEEELKEINDIHKYEVNIVKLASKEKERHLVIIRDK, encoded by the coding sequence ATGATTTATGATGATTTGTGTATTGAATTAGATAAATTATCTTTATTTAAAGATGATGATAATGATGTAAAAAAAAGAAAGATAATAGATTATGCATCTTTAGCTATGGATTATAATAAAAATATAAATATAACAGGAGCTAAAGATATTCAGACATTTTTAGATGAGCATATTCTTGACTCGCTTTTAGCTTTAGATGTATTTAGAGATTATGATAATATTATAGATGTTGGAAGCGGAGCGGGTTTGCCTTCTATTCCGCTTGCTATAATGTATAATGATAAAAAGTTTACACTATGCGAGTCTAAAAATAAAAAATCAGATTTTTTAATTTTAGCTAAAGAGAAATTGCATCTCACTAATGTAAATGTTATATCAAAAAATGTATATGAATTAAAAGAGAAATATGAGACTATTACATCAAGGGCATTTTCTGATATAAAAACTCTTATTAGAATATTTAAAAAAATAAAAACTAAAAATGCTTCACTAATAGCATATAAGGGAAAACTTCAAACAATAGAAGAAGAGCTTAAAGAGATTAACGATATACATAAATATGAAGTTAATATAGTGAAGTTAGCTTCGAAGGAAAAAGAAAGACATTTAGTGATAATAAGAGACAAATAG
- the fsa gene encoding fructose-6-phosphate aldolase: protein MKFFIDTANVDEIRKANDMGVICGVTTNPSLIAKEGRDFKKTIEEITTIVDGPISGEVKATTVKAEDMIAEAREIAKIHKNMVVKIPMTVEGLKAVKVLSKEGIKTNVTLIFSANQALLAARAGATYVSPFIGRLDDISTDGLELIRTISDIFATHAIETEIISASVRHPIHVTECALAGADIATVPYSVIEQMTKHPLTDQGIEKFKKDYEAVFGK, encoded by the coding sequence ATGAAATTTTTTATAGATACAGCTAATGTTGATGAGATTAGAAAAGCTAATGATATGGGAGTTATATGCGGAGTTACTACAAACCCATCATTAATAGCAAAAGAGGGAAGAGATTTTAAAAAAACAATAGAAGAAATTACTACAATAGTTGATGGACCTATTTCTGGAGAGGTAAAAGCCACTACCGTAAAAGCAGAAGACATGATAGCTGAAGCAAGAGAGATAGCTAAAATACATAAAAATATGGTAGTAAAAATCCCTATGACTGTAGAAGGTTTAAAAGCTGTAAAAGTATTATCTAAAGAAGGAATTAAAACTAATGTTACTTTAATATTTTCTGCTAATCAGGCATTACTTGCGGCAAGAGCAGGTGCAACTTATGTTTCTCCTTTTATAGGAAGACTTGACGACATATCTACTGACGGACTTGAACTTATTAGAACAATATCTGATATTTTTGCTACACATGCAATAGAAACAGAAATAATTTCAGCAAGTGTTCGCCATCCTATACATGTTACAGAATGTGCTTTGGCTGGTGCTGATATTGCTACAGTGCCTTATAGTGTAATTGAACAAATGACTAAACACCCTCTTACTGACCAAGGTATAGAAAAATTCAAAAAAGATTATGAAGCTGTTTTTGGTAAATAA